From the genome of Ralstonia pickettii, one region includes:
- a CDS encoding fimbrial protein, producing MIVKGLIQRCIKTLRAGGLVIVGWTMLSGSAEAGGNFIVFSGAYALPSGLAKGTVVARRTYTPMQLCGDVQCRLTTFRLLNSSGTENTTGTTGETRLAGLSMQVIVNGKPQKKLDPPNETIFSTPVEVQLVRDAWDDIVTSKATQLIHVWFFTKTIGGNDTLVNYFSIGDSSLTKIEGTCSVPSQAVQLPPTVVGQFRGNGSTAGFKAFQIKIDNCPKGYNRVGYTLEPMGGVADSQGVLPLSADSTVKGVKIRVTDRDGVAAQFGTSIKVDDYNKATGGSYAIPMQASYVQTEAGITPGTVKGAVSVVLDYQ from the coding sequence ATGATTGTGAAAGGATTGATTCAGCGCTGCATAAAAACGCTGAGAGCCGGGGGGCTCGTCATAGTGGGTTGGACCATGCTGTCAGGCAGTGCGGAGGCTGGCGGGAATTTCATCGTGTTTTCCGGCGCCTACGCGCTCCCATCCGGACTGGCGAAGGGAACGGTGGTGGCTCGACGTACTTATACGCCTATGCAGCTTTGCGGCGATGTCCAATGCAGACTGACCACGTTCAGGCTGCTGAACTCGTCAGGCACTGAGAATACGACTGGAACGACAGGGGAGACGCGGTTGGCAGGACTGAGTATGCAGGTAATCGTCAATGGAAAGCCGCAGAAGAAATTGGACCCTCCTAACGAAACAATCTTTTCGACACCGGTCGAAGTGCAATTGGTCCGAGATGCATGGGACGATATCGTTACCAGCAAAGCAACTCAGCTGATTCACGTCTGGTTTTTTACGAAGACGATCGGAGGCAACGATACCCTCGTTAACTATTTCAGTATTGGCGATTCCAGTCTGACCAAAATCGAAGGAACGTGTTCGGTGCCCAGTCAGGCCGTACAGTTACCACCGACTGTGGTCGGGCAATTCCGAGGAAATGGTTCGACGGCTGGTTTTAAAGCGTTTCAGATCAAGATCGACAACTGCCCGAAGGGATACAACCGAGTGGGATACACACTCGAGCCCATGGGCGGGGTGGCGGATTCACAGGGCGTGTTGCCGCTCAGTGCCGACTCTACCGTCAAAGGCGTGAAGATTCGCGTTACCGACCGTGACGGCGTTGCCGCCCAATTCGGCACGTCCATCAAGGTTGACGATTACAACAAGGCAACCGGCGGCTCATACGCGATCCCGATGCAGGCCTCGTATGTCCAGACCGAAGCCGGGATCACTCCAGGTACGGTCAAAGGCGCGGTGTCGGTGGTACTGGACTATCAATGA
- a CDS encoding DUF1289 domain-containing protein: MTESTAFSPMPDDATSASDSTLLGRPDSPCIGICSTLFDEVCQGCGRTQLEVSNWVFMTDEERNAVWTRILAEGTAQGYNADGSRK; encoded by the coding sequence ATGACCGAATCGACCGCTTTCAGCCCCATGCCAGACGACGCAACCAGTGCTTCCGACAGCACTCTGTTGGGCCGCCCAGACAGCCCCTGCATCGGCATCTGCTCGACGCTCTTCGACGAGGTTTGCCAGGGCTGCGGGCGCACGCAGTTGGAGGTCAGCAACTGGGTCTTCATGACCGACGAAGAGCGCAACGCGGTCTGGACGCGCATCCTGGCCGAAGGCACCGCCCAGGGCTACAACGCTGACGGCAGCCGCAAGTAG
- a CDS encoding 3-deoxy-7-phosphoheptulonate synthase yields MKNLDNPSHDREVGVADGTQDTTRIDDTRIGAVRPLISPALLLDELPVPADTQTLVEDTRRAISNILHGRDDRLLLIVGPCSIHDHDQALDYARRLKAAADALKDDLLIVMRVYFEKPRTTVGWKGYINDPRLDGSFRINEGLRAARQLLLDVNALGLPAATEFLDLLSPQYIADLIAWGAIGARTTESQSHRQLASGLSCPIGFKNGTDGGVQVASDAIIAARASHAFMGMTKMGMAAIFETRGNDDAHVILRGGKGGPNYGSEHIEAACAALRAAKLREQVMVDCSHANSNKSHERQIDVAQDLARQLSQGERRIVGVMVESNLEAGRQDLKPGVPLKYGVSITDACLSWTQTEPVLDILAEAVRHRRAYSYDG; encoded by the coding sequence ATGAAAAACCTCGACAACCCATCGCATGATCGCGAGGTGGGCGTTGCCGACGGCACGCAAGACACGACGCGTATCGACGACACCCGCATCGGTGCGGTGCGTCCGCTGATTTCTCCGGCGCTGCTGCTGGACGAGCTGCCCGTGCCGGCCGATACGCAGACGCTCGTTGAAGATACCCGCCGTGCCATCAGCAACATCCTGCACGGCCGTGACGATCGGCTGCTGCTGATCGTCGGCCCGTGCTCGATCCACGATCACGATCAGGCGCTCGATTACGCGCGCCGCCTCAAGGCTGCCGCCGATGCACTGAAGGACGACCTGCTGATCGTGATGCGCGTCTACTTCGAGAAGCCGCGCACGACGGTCGGTTGGAAGGGATACATCAACGACCCGCGCCTGGACGGCAGCTTCCGCATCAATGAAGGGCTGCGGGCTGCGCGGCAACTGCTGCTCGACGTCAACGCGCTCGGGCTGCCCGCCGCGACCGAATTTCTCGACCTGCTGAGCCCGCAATACATTGCCGACCTTATCGCATGGGGCGCGATCGGCGCGCGTACGACAGAAAGCCAGAGCCATCGGCAGCTCGCCTCAGGCTTGAGCTGCCCCATCGGTTTCAAGAACGGCACGGACGGCGGCGTGCAGGTTGCCTCGGACGCGATCATCGCGGCGCGCGCCAGCCATGCGTTCATGGGGATGACGAAGATGGGCATGGCCGCGATCTTCGAGACACGCGGCAACGACGACGCGCACGTGATCCTGCGCGGCGGCAAGGGCGGGCCGAACTACGGCAGCGAGCACATCGAGGCGGCCTGCGCGGCGCTGCGCGCGGCAAAGTTGCGCGAACAGGTCATGGTGGACTGCTCGCACGCGAACTCAAACAAGTCGCATGAACGTCAGATCGACGTTGCGCAAGATCTGGCGCGGCAACTCTCGCAGGGCGAGCGCCGGATCGTCGGCGTGATGGTCGAAAGCAATCTCGAGGCGGGCCGCCAAGACCTGAAACCGGGTGTGCCGCTCAAGTACGGCGTGTCGATCACCGATGCGTGCCTGAGCTGGACCCAGACGGAGCCCGTACTCGACATACTCGCCGAGGCGGTGCGGCATCGGCGCGCGTATTCGTACGACGGGTGA
- a CDS encoding methyl-accepting chemotaxis protein, which produces MSARLTIRTRLVLSVSILFLLALLIGAAGLLGLRDANRAHEQTFTNQFPSALALGESDLSLTRARTALDKAMLYPEDKGAMQLLDRTEELIARSDEAWKKYLALPRDDEEERLAKEVATKREAASATLRDIIKALRAGDRATADKIMDKEVSKAFRDSNDSSLALGKKQLAFSQANYDASRDAYARFRLIVVAAIIVALVVALWCAWSLLHAIVGPLNAALAQFDRIAAGDLTERVRIARHDEMGRLLEGLARMQTALTDTVRRVRTGSESIGAATKQIAAGNADLSQRTEEQASSLEETASSMEEMTSIVRQNADNARQASQLADSASEVASQGGAVVTDVVATMREISASSRTVSEIIGVIDGIAFQTNILALNAAVEAARAGEQGRGFAVVAGEVRNLAQRSAAAAKEIKEMIEASLSKVETGSALAERAGSTMEDIVSSIRRVTDIMGEIAAASNEQSSGIEQVNKAVTLMDEATQQNAALVEQAAAAAESLEEQAQALNAAIAAFRLA; this is translated from the coding sequence ATGTCCGCTCGCCTGACCATCCGCACCCGCCTGGTGCTTTCGGTTTCGATTCTGTTTCTGCTTGCCCTGCTGATTGGCGCGGCTGGCCTGCTCGGCCTGCGTGATGCCAACCGCGCGCACGAGCAGACGTTCACCAACCAGTTTCCGTCCGCACTCGCCCTGGGCGAATCCGATCTAAGCCTCACGCGTGCCCGCACCGCGCTGGACAAGGCCATGCTGTACCCGGAAGACAAGGGGGCGATGCAGTTGCTTGACCGCACGGAAGAACTGATTGCCCGCTCGGACGAGGCCTGGAAGAAGTACCTGGCGCTGCCCCGCGACGACGAAGAAGAGCGCCTGGCCAAGGAGGTCGCCACCAAGCGTGAAGCGGCTTCCGCCACGCTGCGCGACATCATCAAGGCGCTGCGCGCCGGTGATCGGGCCACAGCGGACAAGATCATGGATAAGGAAGTGTCAAAGGCCTTCCGTGATTCCAACGATTCCAGCCTGGCGCTGGGCAAGAAACAACTCGCATTCTCCCAGGCCAACTACGACGCATCGCGCGACGCCTATGCGCGCTTCCGCCTGATCGTGGTTGCCGCCATCATCGTCGCGCTGGTCGTGGCGCTTTGGTGCGCGTGGTCGCTGCTGCATGCAATCGTCGGGCCGCTGAACGCCGCGCTGGCGCAGTTCGACCGCATTGCCGCGGGCGACTTGACTGAACGTGTGCGCATCGCCCGTCATGACGAAATGGGCCGCCTGCTCGAAGGCCTGGCCCGCATGCAGACCGCGTTGACCGATACCGTGCGCCGGGTGCGCACGGGCTCGGAGTCGATCGGCGCAGCCACCAAACAGATTGCCGCCGGCAATGCCGACCTGTCGCAACGCACGGAAGAGCAGGCCAGCTCGCTGGAAGAAACCGCTTCCAGCATGGAGGAAATGACCTCCATCGTGCGCCAGAACGCCGACAACGCGCGCCAGGCCAGCCAGCTGGCCGACAGCGCATCCGAAGTCGCCAGCCAGGGCGGTGCCGTGGTGACCGACGTGGTGGCGACCATGCGCGAGATCAGCGCGTCGTCGCGCACGGTGTCGGAAATCATTGGCGTGATCGACGGGATTGCCTTCCAGACCAACATCCTCGCGCTCAACGCCGCCGTGGAAGCCGCCCGTGCCGGCGAGCAGGGCCGCGGCTTTGCCGTGGTGGCCGGCGAGGTGCGCAACCTTGCGCAGCGTAGCGCCGCAGCCGCGAAGGAAATCAAGGAAATGATCGAGGCGTCGCTCTCCAAGGTGGAGACCGGCAGCGCGCTGGCCGAACGCGCCGGCAGCACGATGGAAGACATCGTGTCGTCCATTCGCCGCGTGACCGACATCATGGGCGAAATTGCCGCCGCCTCGAACGAGCAAAGCTCGGGCATCGAGCAGGTCAACAAGGCCGTCACGCTCATGGATGAAGCCACGCAGCAAAACGCGGCGCTGGTGGAGCAGGCCGCAGCCGCGGCTGAATCGCTGGAAGAACAGGCCCAGGCCCTGAACGCCGCCATCGCCGCATTCCGCCTCGCTTGA
- a CDS encoding aldehyde dehydrogenase family protein: protein MQQRDKLFINGKWVAPQGKGVIEVIHSATEAVMGTIPEGSAADAEAAVAAARAAFDDWAATPVAKRAEYIQKIADGLHARSEELAQLIAGEVGMPIKLARAIQVGGPVYSWSNFAKLLSTFEFEEHVGNSLVVREPVGVVGAITPWNYPLNQITLKVAPALAAGCTVVLKPSEVAPLNAFVLAEVIEEAGLPPGVFNLVTGYGPVVGEVLASDPEVDMVSFTGSTRAGKRVAELASQSVKRVALELGGKSASVILDDADLASAVKGTLSACFLNSGQTCSAHTRMLVPRAKYEEVKALAAQFAAAYVPGDPAQESTRLGPLISAVQRDRVLGYIRKGLEEGAELITGGADTPEGLTTGYFVKPTVLGNVKTTDTVAREEIFGPVLTVICYDDEEEAVRIANDSIYGLGGGVWSGDEARAIQVARRIRTGQVNINGGPFNMQAPFGGYKQSGNGRENGKYGLEEFLEYKALQLNPAKTA from the coding sequence ATGCAGCAACGCGACAAGCTTTTCATCAATGGCAAGTGGGTGGCGCCGCAGGGCAAGGGCGTCATTGAAGTGATTCATTCGGCCACGGAAGCCGTGATGGGGACCATCCCCGAAGGCAGCGCGGCAGACGCTGAAGCCGCCGTGGCCGCCGCGCGCGCCGCATTTGATGACTGGGCTGCCACGCCCGTGGCCAAGCGCGCCGAATACATTCAGAAGATTGCCGACGGCCTGCATGCCCGCAGCGAAGAACTGGCGCAGCTGATTGCCGGTGAAGTCGGCATGCCGATCAAGTTGGCGCGTGCCATCCAGGTGGGCGGCCCCGTCTACAGCTGGAGCAATTTCGCCAAGCTGCTCAGCACGTTTGAATTTGAAGAGCACGTTGGCAACTCGCTGGTGGTGCGCGAGCCCGTGGGTGTGGTGGGCGCCATCACGCCGTGGAACTACCCGCTCAACCAGATCACGCTGAAGGTTGCGCCCGCGCTGGCGGCCGGCTGCACGGTGGTGCTCAAGCCGTCGGAAGTGGCACCGCTCAACGCGTTTGTGCTGGCGGAAGTCATTGAAGAAGCCGGCCTGCCGCCGGGCGTGTTCAACCTTGTTACCGGCTATGGCCCGGTGGTGGGCGAGGTGCTGGCAAGCGACCCGGAGGTCGACATGGTGTCGTTCACGGGCTCCACGCGTGCGGGCAAGCGCGTGGCGGAACTCGCATCGCAGTCGGTCAAGCGGGTGGCGCTGGAGCTGGGCGGCAAGTCGGCCTCGGTGATCCTGGATGACGCGGACCTGGCATCGGCGGTCAAGGGCACGCTGTCGGCGTGTTTCCTGAACTCGGGGCAGACGTGCTCGGCGCACACGCGCATGCTGGTGCCGCGCGCCAAGTATGAAGAGGTGAAGGCGCTGGCCGCACAGTTTGCCGCTGCGTACGTGCCGGGCGATCCGGCGCAGGAAAGCACGCGCCTGGGGCCGCTCATCTCTGCCGTGCAGCGCGACCGCGTGCTGGGCTACATCCGCAAGGGGCTGGAGGAGGGCGCCGAACTCATTACCGGCGGCGCCGACACGCCCGAAGGCCTGACCACCGGTTACTTCGTCAAGCCGACGGTGCTGGGCAACGTCAAGACCACCGACACCGTCGCGCGCGAAGAAATCTTCGGCCCTGTGCTGACCGTCATCTGCTACGACGACGAGGAAGAGGCCGTCCGGATTGCCAACGACAGCATCTACGGCCTGGGCGGCGGTGTGTGGTCGGGCGACGAGGCCCGGGCGATTCAGGTGGCGCGGCGCATCCGCACGGGCCAGGTCAATATCAACGGCGGGCCGTTCAACATGCAGGCACCGTTTGGCGGCTACAAGCAATCCGGCAACGGGCGGGAAAACGGCAAGTACGGCCTGGAAGAGTTCCTCGAGTACAAGGCGCTGCAACTCAATCCCGCCAAGACAGCCTGA
- a CDS encoding DUF2252 family protein encodes MHDSTRILLEYNAGRDPERLTRKLDAIAADPFSFFRGTNNLYAASLADAALLHDAPRTLVCGDLHLENFGSFKGDNGLVYFDMNDFDEALAAPFTVDLVRVLSSLQVASFGWKLADEDAHNLCRRFLDTYAAALVEGKPRWVERATATGIVRDLLRALRKRNRAAYLAQRTERVGNRISLRIDGRRTLRASKDEARRARHILEAYGQQGNGQRFVAVDVARRIAGTGSLGLERYSVLARPENDPATLRLIDIKLSIPSVWAGVLGSACSVAPWHSEAGRVVDIQRVSQAISPALLRGVVYGAKGEKPKSYVVKSLQPTADRVALGSGKNVVANLDDALQTMAHVAAWCHLRGCGRHGTDLVEKVQDYAAGTAWRKSALKLAAHGRKVSLKQWAEFAEDYRQARGDRAA; translated from the coding sequence ATGCATGACAGCACCCGCATCCTGCTTGAATACAACGCCGGGCGTGATCCCGAAAGGCTTACCCGAAAACTGGATGCCATTGCCGCCGACCCGTTTTCATTTTTTCGCGGCACCAACAACCTGTACGCCGCGTCTCTGGCCGATGCCGCCTTGCTGCACGACGCGCCCCGCACGCTGGTCTGCGGCGACCTGCACCTTGAAAACTTCGGCAGCTTCAAGGGCGACAACGGCCTCGTCTACTTCGACATGAACGACTTTGACGAAGCGCTGGCGGCGCCGTTCACGGTCGACCTCGTGCGCGTGCTGTCGAGCCTGCAGGTGGCGTCATTCGGCTGGAAGCTGGCCGATGAAGACGCTCATAACCTGTGCCGGCGCTTCCTCGACACGTATGCGGCCGCGCTGGTGGAAGGCAAGCCCCGCTGGGTGGAGCGGGCAACCGCCACGGGCATCGTGCGCGATCTGCTGCGTGCCTTGCGCAAACGCAACCGCGCGGCCTACCTCGCGCAGCGCACGGAGCGCGTCGGCAACCGCATCTCGCTGCGCATTGACGGCCGCCGCACATTGCGTGCCAGCAAGGACGAGGCCCGCCGCGCGCGGCACATTCTCGAGGCGTACGGACAGCAGGGCAACGGCCAGCGTTTCGTTGCCGTCGACGTAGCCCGGCGGATTGCCGGTACGGGCAGCCTGGGGCTTGAGCGTTATTCCGTGCTGGCTCGCCCCGAAAACGACCCCGCCACCCTGCGCCTGATCGACATCAAGCTGTCGATTCCGAGCGTATGGGCCGGCGTCCTGGGCAGCGCCTGCAGCGTGGCCCCGTGGCATAGCGAGGCAGGGCGCGTTGTCGATATCCAGCGCGTTTCGCAGGCCATTTCGCCCGCGCTGCTGCGCGGCGTCGTCTACGGCGCCAAGGGCGAAAAGCCGAAGTCGTACGTCGTCAAGAGCCTGCAGCCGACGGCCGACCGCGTCGCGCTCGGCTCGGGCAAGAACGTGGTCGCCAATCTGGACGATGCGCTGCAGACCATGGCTCACGTGGCGGCCTGGTGCCATCTGCGCGGCTGTGGCCGCCATGGGACGGATCTCGTGGAGAAGGTGCAGGACTACGCGGCCGGCACGGCGTGGCGCAAATCGGCGCTCAAGCTGGCGGCGCATGGCCGCAAGGTGTCGTTGAAGCAATGGGCCGAGTTTGCTGAGGACTACCGGCAGGCGCGTGGTGACAGGGCCGCTTAA
- a CDS encoding SDR family oxidoreductase, whose amino-acid sequence MSILLTGATGFVGGAIAANLAAKGLLADTRFAVRGDTPADGLARLRSNLRRFEFAPGTLNAITESQIVPFDLREAGAAKLGDPEVIINCAALATFSNHPSLWETNVEGVLALGRLAAQGKRLKRFMQIGTAMSCGQLANRHVSESWSVPALQQHAVPYTYSKGMAELKLREAVPELPLVVVRPSIVVGHSTLGCEPSGSIFWMLRMVAMLETFSCRLSDRVDILPVDDCAEGIVQLATKPTLAHDLYHISAGDANSERIETLYPRFKRCKTPEEDAQALAGYVYQEKIAEKALARKFLSLTGDGNVRLVARCIHLYAKFASMSYVFDNTRLVQETGFQPRSLLAYLDRCLETSAAVPIPEQMRWDYK is encoded by the coding sequence ATGAGTATTTTGCTGACCGGTGCCACCGGTTTCGTGGGCGGTGCCATTGCCGCCAATCTGGCAGCCAAAGGTTTGCTGGCTGACACGCGCTTCGCCGTGCGCGGCGACACGCCCGCAGACGGGTTGGCGCGGCTGCGCAGCAACCTGCGGCGTTTCGAATTCGCACCGGGCACGCTGAACGCCATTACCGAATCGCAAATCGTGCCGTTCGACCTGCGCGAGGCCGGCGCGGCCAAGCTGGGCGATCCGGAAGTCATCATCAACTGCGCGGCGCTGGCAACGTTCTCGAACCATCCGTCGCTGTGGGAAACCAACGTTGAGGGCGTGCTGGCGCTGGGCCGGCTGGCGGCGCAAGGCAAGCGCCTGAAGCGGTTCATGCAGATCGGCACGGCCATGTCGTGCGGCCAACTGGCCAATCGCCATGTCAGCGAAAGCTGGAGTGTGCCCGCGCTGCAACAGCACGCGGTGCCGTACACGTATTCCAAGGGCATGGCCGAACTGAAGCTGCGCGAAGCGGTGCCCGAGTTGCCGTTGGTAGTGGTGCGGCCGTCCATCGTGGTGGGGCACAGCACGCTGGGGTGCGAGCCGTCGGGCAGCATTTTCTGGATGCTGCGCATGGTGGCGATGCTCGAAACGTTCAGTTGCCGGCTGTCAGACCGCGTCGACATCCTGCCCGTGGACGATTGCGCCGAAGGCATCGTGCAACTGGCGACCAAGCCGACGCTGGCGCACGACCTGTACCACATCAGCGCTGGCGACGCGAACTCCGAGCGCATCGAAACGCTGTATCCGCGCTTCAAGCGTTGCAAGACGCCGGAAGAAGACGCCCAGGCGCTGGCCGGCTACGTGTACCAGGAAAAAATCGCCGAGAAAGCATTGGCGCGTAAATTCCTGAGCTTGACGGGCGATGGCAACGTGCGATTGGTCGCGCGCTGCATCCACCTGTATGCCAAGTTCGCCAGCATGAGCTACGTGTTCGACAACACGCGGCTGGTGCAGGAGACCGGCTTCCAGCCGCGCTCCCTGCTCGCTTATCTCGACCGCTGCCTCGAGACGTCGGCCGCCGTGCCGATCCCCGAGCAGATGCGGTGGGACTATAAGTAG
- a CDS encoding glycoside hydrolase family 15 protein has translation MRSRIEDYALIGDCETAALVSRDGSIDWLCWPRFDSGACFAALLGTSDHGRWRIAPQGEVRATRRRYLPGTLVLETVFETDTGSASVTDLMTARLPGTADARDDTSDLIRIVRGLSGTVDMRMDLTLRFDYGASVPWVSRVAEVTGAPADGPCDMPDCVLRAVAGPNMTTLRTAAPIRGENLSTVADFTVSEGEAVPFVLTHSPSHLPLPASIDALEAQVDIEARWRAWGGRCHGAGEWTEAVERSLITLKALTYHRTGGVVAAPTTSLPEQLGGVRNWDYRYCWLRDATLTLLALMNAGFYDEARSWRQWLERAIAGSPAQVQIMYGIAGERRLGEWTVPWLPGYEGAQPVRVGNAAAQQLQLDVYGELMDALFIARKGGLDGDDASWRLQVALMTHLESIWQTPDQGIWEVRGPSRHFTHSKVMAWVAFDRAVKTIEQFNVDGPVERWRVVRDRIHAEVCAHGYNAARGCFVQSYGSDELDAALLMLPLVGFLPASDPRIQGTVKAIEEDLLVDGLVRRYRTEAATDGLPEGEGVFLACSFWYVDNLVMQGRHAEARALFTKLLALRNDVGLLAEEYDPRLRRLVGNFPQAFSHIALVNSALALSKAADHVSQRTGEPPCS, from the coding sequence ATGCGCTCAAGAATCGAAGATTACGCGTTGATTGGCGATTGTGAAACCGCGGCACTGGTTTCGCGTGACGGCTCCATCGATTGGCTCTGCTGGCCACGGTTCGATTCCGGCGCCTGTTTTGCCGCGCTGCTCGGCACGTCGGACCACGGCCGATGGCGCATCGCACCGCAAGGCGAGGTCCGCGCCACGCGCCGGCGCTACCTGCCTGGCACGCTCGTGCTGGAGACCGTCTTCGAAACCGACACCGGTTCCGCCAGCGTGACTGACCTGATGACGGCCCGTCTGCCCGGCACCGCCGACGCACGGGACGACACCTCCGACCTCATCCGCATCGTGCGCGGGCTCTCCGGCACCGTCGATATGCGCATGGACCTAACCCTGCGGTTCGATTACGGCGCGTCTGTACCGTGGGTCAGCCGCGTGGCCGAAGTCACGGGCGCCCCGGCTGACGGCCCCTGCGACATGCCCGATTGCGTGCTGCGGGCCGTGGCCGGGCCCAACATGACGACACTGCGCACCGCCGCCCCGATCCGGGGCGAAAACCTTTCCACCGTGGCCGATTTCACGGTAAGCGAAGGCGAAGCGGTCCCGTTTGTACTCACGCATTCGCCGTCGCACCTGCCGTTACCGGCATCGATCGACGCGCTGGAAGCCCAGGTAGACATCGAGGCGCGCTGGCGCGCATGGGGAGGCCGCTGCCACGGCGCAGGCGAATGGACCGAAGCCGTAGAGCGCTCCCTGATCACGCTCAAGGCGCTCACGTACCACCGCACCGGCGGTGTCGTGGCCGCGCCCACAACGTCGTTGCCGGAACAGCTTGGAGGCGTGCGTAACTGGGATTACCGCTACTGCTGGCTGCGCGACGCCACCCTCACGCTGCTCGCGCTGATGAACGCCGGCTTCTACGATGAGGCGCGCAGCTGGCGCCAATGGCTGGAACGCGCGATTGCCGGCAGCCCGGCGCAGGTGCAGATCATGTACGGCATTGCCGGGGAGCGCCGCCTGGGCGAATGGACCGTCCCCTGGCTGCCCGGCTACGAGGGCGCCCAGCCCGTGCGCGTGGGCAATGCGGCCGCGCAGCAACTGCAGCTCGATGTGTATGGCGAGCTGATGGACGCCCTCTTCATCGCTCGCAAAGGTGGCCTCGACGGCGACGATGCCTCGTGGCGCCTGCAGGTCGCGCTGATGACGCATCTGGAAAGCATCTGGCAAACGCCGGACCAGGGCATCTGGGAAGTCCGCGGCCCCTCGCGCCATTTCACGCACTCCAAGGTCATGGCGTGGGTGGCGTTCGACCGCGCCGTCAAAACCATCGAGCAATTCAACGTTGATGGCCCGGTAGAGCGCTGGCGCGTCGTGCGCGACCGCATCCACGCAGAGGTCTGCGCCCACGGCTACAACGCCGCGCGTGGCTGCTTCGTGCAGAGCTACGGCAGCGACGAACTGGATGCCGCGCTTCTCATGCTGCCGCTGGTGGGTTTTCTGCCGGCATCCGACCCGCGCATCCAAGGCACGGTCAAGGCCATCGAAGAAGACCTGCTCGTCGATGGCCTCGTGCGCCGCTACCGCACCGAAGCGGCGACCGACGGCCTGCCCGAGGGCGAAGGCGTATTCCTTGCCTGCAGCTTCTGGTACGTCGACAACCTCGTCATGCAGGGCCGCCATGCCGAAGCGCGCGCGCTCTTTACCAAGCTGCTGGCGCTGCGCAATGACGTGGGCCTGCTGGCTGAAGAATACGACCCACGCCTGCGTCGGCTCGTTGGCAACTTCCCGCAAGCGTTTTCGCATATCGCGCTGGTCAATTCCGCGCTGGCGCTATCCAAGGCGGCCGATCATGTCAGCCAGCGCACGGGGGAACCGCCATGCAGCTGA
- a CDS encoding MgtC/SapB family protein, translating to MTLQALAHLNIATLVDSFLSLASAFALGSLIGFERQVRQRTAGLRTNALVAVAASAFVDMAAQIGTASDTTRVIAYVVSGVGFLGAGTIMKEGLNVRGLNTAATLWGSAAVGAAAGSDLIGQAILITMFVLASNILLRPVVDRINRTPLDNQASEVTYTMCVISTSERQKEALADLERLLEEASYPISDLSVEPFGDDHVEIEAMLMSTAVNASELDRIVASLQSQPHVAQAFWNPSTTE from the coding sequence ATGACGCTGCAAGCCCTCGCCCATCTCAATATCGCCACGCTGGTGGATTCATTCCTCAGCCTTGCCTCGGCCTTTGCGCTCGGGTCGCTGATCGGCTTCGAACGGCAGGTCAGACAGCGGACTGCGGGGCTGCGCACCAATGCCCTGGTGGCGGTGGCGGCATCGGCGTTCGTCGACATGGCGGCGCAGATCGGCACCGCATCGGACACCACCCGCGTGATCGCCTATGTGGTGTCGGGCGTCGGCTTTCTGGGGGCCGGCACCATCATGAAGGAAGGGCTGAACGTGCGCGGCCTGAACACTGCGGCCACATTGTGGGGCTCGGCGGCGGTGGGCGCGGCGGCAGGTTCCGACCTGATCGGCCAGGCCATTCTGATCACGATGTTCGTGCTGGCGTCGAACATCCTGCTGCGGCCCGTGGTGGACCGCATCAACCGCACCCCGCTGGACAACCAGGCCAGTGAAGTCACGTACACCATGTGCGTCATTTCCACCAGCGAGCGCCAGAAAGAGGCACTTGCCGATCTGGAACGCCTGCTTGAAGAAGCGAGCTACCCGATCAGCGATCTGTCGGTCGAACCGTTTGGCGACGACCACGTGGAAATTGAAGCCATGCTGATGTCGACCGCCGTGAACGCATCCGAGCTGGACCGCATCGTGGCGTCGCTGCAATCGCAGCCGCACGTGGCGCAGGCGTTCTGGAATCCGAGTACGACCGAATAA